Genomic window (Chloroflexota bacterium):
GGGTTGCTGGTGGCTGCCTGTAGCAAGGCCAAAACCCCAACCCCCACGCCTACCCGGACGCCGACACCTACTGCCAGTCCAACCCCCACGCCTACTGGAACGCCAGCACCTACTGCCAGTCCAACCCCCACCCCTACTGGAACGCCAGCACCTACTGCCAGTCCAACCCCCACGCCTACCCGGACGCCAACACCTACTGCCAGTCCAACCCCCACGCCTACCCGGACGCCAACACCTACCCCCTTCGGGTCTCCCACTCCAACCGGAACAGCTCCTGCAAACGATGTAGACAGGATCTTTCCGCCTGATGGCGCCGGGCGCGACCTCACGGTTTCGAGGTGCGGGAACTGTCACAGCCTGGCTCCGGTTGTGGTTGGGGCAGCGACGATGGGGCCGGAAGGCTTGAAGGGGAGCGTCATGGTGATCCACCTGACGGGCTACGCCACGGTCTACGGCTTCATTGCCACCGAGCCGGAACTCCAACTCGTATATGACTATCTTTTGAAGTCCTTCGATGGCAAGCCGGTCCCTGAACTTCCACAGGCGTGGATAGACAAGTGGGGTTACTACTAGTACCTTGCTGAAGGCCTGACGGGATTAGGGCTTTTTCAGCGGTGTAGCCCCGTGAAAGTCCTCCAGGGCGGTCCTTAAACGAAGGACCGCCCTGGATCTTTCCCAGCCCACCGGGGCCAAAAACGGGGCCTGGGGGAAGAGAAGGTCACTCTAGTATTTTATTGAGAATTCTTCGTATTTCTCCTGATATTCTTTTCCCATGGCCCAGAGATAGTTGAGTACCTGCCAGCGCTGCTTCTCAGGGAGATAGAGCTTGTGGGGGGGCATACCTCCCCCTTGGGGCAGCCTCAACAGACCCTCGCTCACCGTCCAGAAGTAGTAGGCGGGGTACTCCTCCAGGCTCTGGGAGTAGACGGGGCTCATGAAACTGAAGAAGTAGGGCTTTGTCATCCTGGTCCAGTGGCACCTGATGCAGGCCCGCTCGTAGAGGAGCTCACCCATCTGCACGGTCTCCGGGTCTCCCCAGGGGAAGGGATTTTTCATCCCAGCATAAGGCGGGGGAGGAATGGGTGGGGTAGGGGGGGGAGGCAGAATGGGATGGAGGGCAAAGGCCTCCGTCACGAGCTCTTCATCCCAGTTGAGGATGAAGGTGGCCAGCCCCTGGACCTGGAATGGGGTCAGGGTCCCGCCCTCCTCCCGGGCCCAGGCGGGCATGATTATGACGCCCCGGGAGATGGTCTTCTTCAGGCCCTCCTCATCGAGTTTGGTCTGTGGGAGGGAGGGGCCGGCGCTGCCTGTGCCGAGCCGGCCGTGGCAGTAGAAGCAGTTCTGGGCGAAGATTTCAGCGGTGGCGAGGTTGTACTTGTCTCCAGCGCCTTTCTGACGGGAGGGCTCGGCGAACCAGTAGAGCCCGGTGGCGAGGAGAAGGGCTACGGTCAGGGCCAAGCCCAGGGCGACCTTCTTGTCCAGTCCGTCGCTCATCTGGCGTTTGTCTATCTTTCTCGTGTTCACCGCTAGCTCACGCCCCTTTCTAGGCTATCTTGCCCTCAGGGCCCTTCTCGGCCTGGGCCTTGGCGTCTGCGGCGGCCTTCTCAGGCAGGGCTTTAGCCTCTTGGGCGGCCTTCTCGGCATGGGCTTTGGCCTCCAGATAGGCCTTCTCCGTTGGCTCTATGGCCGCCTTGTAGGCCTCATCGGCCTGGGCTTTGGCCTCCCTGTGGGTCTGAAGGGCCAGTTCCAGGGTCTCATTGTAGGCCTTCTTGGCCTGGGTTTGGACCTCTTTCACGGCCGCCTCCGCCTGCTTTTCGACCCCGTCAAGGATCTTCCAGCTCCCGCCTACGCCCTCCTCGCGAGCCTTGCTGGCCCGGTCCAAAGCTTCCTTGTAGGCTTTTTCGGCCTGAGCTTTAGCCTCCTTGTAGGCTTTTTCGGCCTGAGCTTCAGCCTCCTTGTAGGCTTTCTCGGCCTGGGCTATGAGCTCATTCTCGCTCATTCTCTTTCACCTCCTCTTCGGCCTTTGCCTATTTCCAACATCTCCTTTCCCTAATACATATATTATATATTTTTTATCATATATTTTCCTATGCTCCACAGATAGTTTGGGACCTGCCAGCGCTGTTTCACCGGGAGGAGGGCCTTGTGAGGGGGCCTCGTTGATGGTGGCCCATCAGCCCTACCACAACCTGCGTGACTAATAGAGTCCGCGGTTGCAGCCGAGTGTTCCCATGACCCTTACATAATCGAGGACCTGCCAGCGTTGCTTTTCGGGGAGGAAGTTTTTCGCAGCAGGCATGCCAGGCCCCCAATGACAGATGAGCGGCGCCTCGCTCATCCGCCAGAAGTAGTAGGCGGCGTAATCCTCTATGTTCGCGGCCCAGACGGCCTCTCTGACATCGGGGGGTGGGGGTGGGGGTGGGGTCATCGGCTTCACCAGCCAGTGGCATTCCGTGCAAAGCCTCTCAAAGAGAATCTGTCCCATCTCAATATTCTTCTTGTCCCCCCAGGGGAGGGGATTCTTCATCCCGGCATAGGGTGGGGGAGGAATATCCGGCGGTGGGGGGTTGGGAGTGGCGGGGATGGGGTGGCGGGCCACGGCTACTTTCGTGAGTTCCTCGTCCCAGTTGAGGATGAAGGCGGCGAGGCCCTGGACCTGGAATGGGGTAAGGGTCCCGCCCTCCTCGCGGGCCCAGGCGGGCATGACTGTGACGCCCCGGGAGATGGTCCTCTTCAGGCCTTCCTCGTCCAGTTTGGTTGTCCTGAGGGAGGGGCCCACGGTGCCATACCCCAGGCCCTGCCTGCCATGGCAGAAGACGCAGGTCTGGGCGAAGATTTCTGCGGAGGCGAGCTTGTACTTGTCTCCCGCGCCTTTCTGACGGGAGGGCTCGGTGAGCCAGTAGACCCCGGTGGCGAGGAGAAGGGCGAGGGTCAGGGCCAGGCCCAGGGCGACCTTTTTGTCCAGGCCATATTCATATCTGGATAAGCTGGCTTTCATCAAACCTCTGGCGCCTGATTGCCTTTGCTGTGTTCACTTCCACTTCACCCCCCGTTATAGTAATAGGGAAGATATCCAGGGGGCGGGGGGCTGGGCCTGAGACTACTTCACCGTAGCGGTTGTAGATGGAGCCGTGGCAGGGGCAGTGGAACCGGCCCTGAGGGGCTAGGGCATCCTCGGAGGGCTCCTCGGGTAGCCAGGGGACCACACACCCCAGGTGGGTGCAGCGGCGGTAGAGGGCCAGAAGGCCCGTCCCGCCCCCCTTTATGGGGAGGCGGACCAGGTAGAAACGGTAGTCGGGAAAATAGGTCACTGAGGCCGGGAGGAAATCTTCCGCCTTGCCGGCAGTCATCTTGCGCCCGAAGGGCCCTGCCTTGGACCTCGGCCACAGGCTGGCAACGGTAGCCGATATGCCTGTCAGGGCCAGCAGCCCCGCTGAGCCCCACCAGGCGAGGTTGATGAACTCCCGCCGGTCGTAGCGCTGGACGGGACAGCTGTCGGTCTGTTCCTTATCTTTTTCCATAACCCCTCCTCAGAAAGAAAGGCCTCCCGGGGGCAGCCTCCAGGGGAGCACGAGGGCCATCCCCTCCCCACGGAAGAAAAGGCCAATGATGGTCAGGACGAAAAAGGTGATGATGAAGGCGGTGAAATAGGCAATGAGGACCTCCCGGACATTGGGGCGCAGGGGGCGCAGGAGGAAATAAAGCCCCAGGGACAGGCCCCCGATGACTCCCAGGGGAATAAGCCAGCCAGGGACTATCTCCGGCTGGCTCACCAGGCTCTTCACCCCCACAAATGCGTCAAAGAGGACAAGCCCCACCAGTAGCGGAGCGGTATAAAGGGCAGACCACAGGGCTATCTTCTTCCCCCTCCTTCCCGCAAACCATACCCCCACATCCCCCAGGCGCCTGTCTACATAGGGCATGGCTACGAGCAGGAGGATGACGAAGATGGGAATGAGGACCCCGGCCAGGGCGGGATTCATGTGCATGAGGAGCTCCTGGAGGTTGAGGAAGAACCAGGGTGCCTTGGAGGGGTTCTCCGGCAGGTCGGGGTTGGCTATGTCCCTGAGGGGGGCATCCACCCCCCAGGAAAGGAACAGGAGGAAAAGGGTCACCCCCAGGAATACCAGCACCTCCACAACCAGCAGGTGGGGCCAGGTGAAACGGGTGTCTGCCCGGTCCTGGGCTCCCTTCTTTTCGTCCGGGGAGGAGAGGCCCTTATCCTTGCGGATCCTCCAGAAGTGGAGCCCCAGCAGGGGCACAAAGAGGAGTGGTAGCAGGAACAGGTGGAAGGCGTAGAAGCGGAGCAGGGAATCCTGCCCTACCTCCCTGGCCCCAAGCAGGAAAAGCTTCACCTGTTCTCCTATGAAGGGAGCGTACGCGGCCATCTCGCTGGCCACGGTGATAGCCCAGAAGGAGAGCTGGTCCCAGGGCAGAAGATAGCCTGTGAAGGAGAGGAGAAGGGTGAGCACCAGGAGCAGGACGCCTATGACCCAGTTGAACTCCCGGGGCCGTTTGTAGCTCCCGGTATAGAATACCCGGCACATGTGCAGGATGACAGCCAGGACCATAAGGTGGGCTCCCCAGCGGTGGGCATTGCGCAGGAGGCTGCCGAAACGCACGGTGGTATGAAGGTTTATGATGTCGCTATAGGCCCTCTCCACCGATGGCAGGTAGAAGAACATGAGTAGCCCCCCGGTGAGGAAGAGGATGACAACGAGGAAGAAGGAGATAAGGCCCAGGCCAAAGGTATAGGTGGGCTTCAGCGTGTGGTTCTTGACCCTGACCGAGTGGAAGTGGAGGAAAAAAGTGTGGAGGATGACCAGCATCCGGTTCTTGTCCGTGCTGGGGTAGCCATAGCGGAAGATGGACT
Coding sequences:
- a CDS encoding cytochrome b N-terminal domain-containing protein gives rise to the protein MLPPAPRRRFWESVRCRIAESRVWKSIFRYGYPSTDKNRMLVILHTFFLHFHSVRVKNHTLKPTYTFGLGLISFFLVVILFLTGGLLMFFYLPSVERAYSDIINLHTTVRFGSLLRNAHRWGAHLMVLAVILHMCRVFYTGSYKRPREFNWVIGVLLLVLTLLLSFTGYLLPWDQLSFWAITVASEMAAYAPFIGEQVKLFLLGAREVGQDSLLRFYAFHLFLLPLLFVPLLGLHFWRIRKDKGLSSPDEKKGAQDRADTRFTWPHLLVVEVLVFLGVTLFLLFLSWGVDAPLRDIANPDLPENPSKAPWFFLNLQELLMHMNPALAGVLIPIFVILLLVAMPYVDRRLGDVGVWFAGRRGKKIALWSALYTAPLLVGLVLFDAFVGVKSLVSQPEIVPGWLIPLGVIGGLSLGLYFLLRPLRPNVREVLIAYFTAFIITFFVLTIIGLFFRGEGMALVLPWRLPPGGLSF
- a CDS encoding cytochrome c, with amino-acid sequence MNTRKIDKRQMSDGLDKKVALGLALTVALLLATGLYWFAEPSRQKGAGDKYNLATAEIFAQNCFYCHGRLGTGSAGPSLPQTKLDEEGLKKTISRGVIIMPAWAREEGGTLTPFQVQGLATFILNWDEELVTEAFALHPILPPPPTPPIPPPPYAGMKNPFPWGDPETVQMGELLYERACIRCHWTRMTKPYFFSFMSPVYSQSLEEYPAYYFWTVSEGLLRLPQGGGMPPHKLYLPEKQRWQVLNYLWAMGKEYQEKYEEFSIKY
- a CDS encoding ubiquinol-cytochrome c reductase iron-sulfur subunit, with the translated sequence MEKDKEQTDSCPVQRYDRREFINLAWWGSAGLLALTGISATVASLWPRSKAGPFGRKMTAGKAEDFLPASVTYFPDYRFYLVRLPIKGGGTGLLALYRRCTHLGCVVPWLPEEPSEDALAPQGRFHCPCHGSIYNRYGEVVSGPAPRPLDIFPITITGGEVEVNTAKAIRRQRFDESQLIQI
- a CDS encoding cytochrome c, which encodes MKASLSRYEYGLDKKVALGLALTLALLLATGVYWLTEPSRQKGAGDKYKLASAEIFAQTCVFCHGRQGLGYGTVGPSLRTTKLDEEGLKRTISRGVTVMPAWAREEGGTLTPFQVQGLAAFILNWDEELTKVAVARHPIPATPNPPPPDIPPPPYAGMKNPLPWGDKKNIEMGQILFERLCTECHWLVKPMTPPPPPPPDVREAVWAANIEDYAAYYFWRMSEAPLICHWGPGMPAAKNFLPEKQRWQVLDYVRVMGTLGCNRGLY